From a region of the Nonlabens dokdonensis DSW-6 genome:
- a CDS encoding Uma2 family endonuclease has product MPKYVDDINDLDLSKTYSYADYLLWRFKERVELFKGKIFKMSPAPSASHQRTVLSFTRFLDNYFQNEECELFVAPFDVFLLPKEKSSVVQPDLCVICDATKLDERGCHGAPDLVIEVLSKGNSKKEIQNKYDLYEEAGVREYWIVDYMRRTVLIHVLNEKGTFVPQRLRTEGDHITSTIFPKLSSPVDELFIGVTDSLNEPEAEYTTQNRVNRL; this is encoded by the coding sequence GATTATCTTTTGTGGCGATTTAAGGAAAGAGTAGAGCTTTTTAAAGGTAAAATATTTAAAATGAGTCCAGCGCCTAGCGCGTCGCACCAAAGAACAGTACTCTCATTTACAAGGTTTTTAGATAATTATTTTCAAAATGAGGAGTGTGAACTTTTTGTAGCTCCTTTTGACGTTTTTCTCCTTCCCAAGGAGAAGTCTAGCGTAGTACAACCAGATTTATGTGTCATTTGTGATGCAACAAAACTCGACGAGCGTGGCTGCCATGGCGCACCAGATTTAGTTATAGAAGTTCTATCCAAAGGAAACTCAAAAAAAGAAATCCAAAACAAATATGATCTTTATGAAGAAGCTGGCGTTAGAGAGTACTGGATTGTAGATTATATGAGACGTACCGTTCTTATCCATGTCTTGAATGAAAAAGGAACTTTTGTTCCACAAAGGCTGCGTACAGAAGGTGATCATATCACATCAACTATTTTTCCGAAATTATCAAGCCCAGTTGACGAACTATTTATAGGAGTAACTGATAGTTTAAATGAGCCCGAAGCAGAATATACTACTCAAAACAGAGTCAACAGACTATAA
- a CDS encoding PUR family DNA/RNA-binding protein, translated as MGDRDYQEQEEIFSKVVRAGRRTYFFDVRATKADDYYLTITESKKFTNDDGSFHFKKHKIYLYKEDFQEFGDTLKEITDFIIKEKGGEVISDRHQSNYKREDQATPADSDAAEPNHPASFTNINFEDI; from the coding sequence ATGGGCGATAGAGATTACCAAGAACAAGAAGAGATATTTTCAAAAGTAGTACGTGCAGGAAGACGCACCTATTTCTTTGATGTAAGAGCTACAAAAGCAGACGATTATTACCTAACTATTACAGAAAGTAAAAAATTTACTAATGACGACGGTAGCTTTCACTTTAAGAAGCACAAGATCTATTTATACAAAGAGGACTTTCAGGAATTTGGCGATACCTTAAAAGAGATCACTGATTTCATAATTAAAGAAAAAGGTGGCGAGGTCATTTCAGACCGTCATCAGTCTAACTACAAAAGAGAAGATCAAGCAACTCCAGCTGATAGTGATGCGGCAGAGCCTAATCATCCAGCAAGTTTTACCAATATTAATTTTGAAGACATATAA
- a CDS encoding M14 family metallopeptidase has translation MKKSILLLIILAFAKAVTAQTITPPTLGYYLPDNVTYNPEISTPQEVLGYVPGEWHVTHDKLIEYMRTLARESDRISIENRGSTYEGRPLVLLTITSVKNQENLDQIQADHVALTEGSTASTANMPIVVYQGFSIHGNEPSGSNAALLLAYHLAAGQGPEVEQLLDNTIILFDPSFNPDGLQRFAGWVNQHKSKNVNPDSYDREYDEAWPGGRTNHYWFDMNRDWLPVQLPESQARIETFHNWMPNILTDHHEMGTNATFFFQPGIPSRTHPLTPKMNQQLTREIGNYHAAELDKIGSLYYTEESYDDFYYGKGSTFPDINGSIGILFEQASSRGHAQNSDNGVLTFPFTIRNQFTAGISTLKAAAGMRQEILDYQRQFYKDAKKEATSGAIIFGDHTDAGRTDALADILLRHKIEVRSLKNDVTKNGKTYKKDYAYIVPKNQKNSRLINAMFEKRTTFQDSLFYDISAWTFPLAFDMDYDEDASLSDASDKISEKTGIGKITVSDYAYLMPWNEYKTPMILNILLEEGVRAKVAMERFTIEGKSYDYGTILIPVQNQKWDAGEFADRLGDISIHEGIDFHGVQSGLTTGIDLGSRQFRALKQPKIALLIGDGINPYDAGEIWHLLDQRYDITVTKIDLSDINRKDLSRYNTIIVPNTYGSPENEVVDQLKEWTRSGGTLIGYRSALRWMSSSKLLPLQFKKTENPAKDISFEQRSDFYGAQNIGGAIFETKLDRSHPIAFGFKDDQLPMFRNTRLFIEPHKDSFRNPITYTNAPLMSGYISDINLEALKNTVPFQHNNYGRGDVIGFTDNTQFRAFWYGTNKLLMNAIFFAEEM, from the coding sequence ATGAAAAAATCAATACTTCTATTAATTATTCTCGCTTTCGCGAAAGCGGTAACAGCACAAACTATCACACCACCTACATTAGGCTACTATTTACCAGATAACGTTACTTACAATCCTGAAATTTCTACACCTCAAGAAGTACTAGGATACGTTCCAGGAGAATGGCACGTAACTCATGACAAGCTAATCGAATACATGCGCACGCTGGCAAGAGAATCTGATAGAATAAGTATTGAAAATCGAGGATCCACTTACGAAGGAAGACCTCTCGTTTTGCTGACTATTACATCAGTAAAAAACCAAGAAAATCTAGATCAAATTCAAGCTGATCATGTTGCTTTAACTGAAGGTAGTACTGCTTCTACTGCAAATATGCCTATAGTCGTTTATCAAGGCTTTTCAATTCATGGAAATGAGCCTAGCGGCTCTAATGCTGCCTTGCTTCTTGCCTATCATCTAGCTGCTGGACAAGGACCAGAAGTAGAGCAATTACTTGACAACACGATTATATTATTTGACCCAAGTTTCAATCCAGATGGATTGCAACGATTTGCTGGTTGGGTGAATCAACATAAGAGTAAAAATGTAAATCCAGACTCCTACGATCGTGAGTACGATGAAGCATGGCCAGGTGGAAGAACAAATCATTATTGGTTTGATATGAATCGTGACTGGCTACCGGTTCAATTACCAGAATCCCAAGCTCGTATTGAGACTTTTCATAATTGGATGCCTAATATATTAACTGACCATCATGAAATGGGAACTAATGCTACGTTCTTTTTCCAGCCTGGGATACCATCAAGAACGCATCCTTTAACTCCTAAAATGAATCAGCAATTAACGAGAGAGATAGGTAATTATCACGCTGCAGAACTCGATAAAATAGGGTCCCTTTATTATACAGAAGAAAGCTATGACGACTTTTATTACGGGAAAGGATCTACTTTTCCTGATATCAATGGTTCTATAGGAATCTTATTTGAACAAGCAAGCTCTCGTGGTCATGCACAAAATTCTGACAATGGTGTGTTGACTTTTCCATTTACCATACGCAATCAGTTTACAGCAGGAATCAGCACGCTCAAAGCAGCTGCAGGAATGCGACAAGAGATTCTTGATTACCAAAGACAATTTTATAAAGACGCTAAAAAAGAAGCTACAAGTGGCGCAATTATCTTCGGCGATCATACCGATGCTGGAAGAACAGACGCGCTGGCTGACATTCTCTTAAGACATAAAATTGAAGTGCGTTCCCTGAAAAACGATGTTACTAAAAACGGTAAGACTTATAAAAAAGACTATGCCTACATCGTTCCAAAAAATCAAAAAAACTCGCGATTAATAAACGCTATGTTTGAAAAGCGCACCACTTTTCAAGACAGCTTATTTTATGATATAAGCGCATGGACATTCCCACTAGCTTTTGACATGGATTATGATGAAGATGCTAGCTTGAGTGATGCATCAGATAAAATTTCTGAAAAAACTGGAATTGGTAAAATCACAGTTTCTGACTATGCGTATTTAATGCCATGGAACGAGTACAAAACACCAATGATTTTAAACATCCTTCTAGAAGAAGGTGTCAGAGCCAAAGTTGCCATGGAACGATTTACAATTGAAGGAAAGAGTTACGACTATGGAACTATTTTAATTCCAGTGCAAAATCAAAAATGGGATGCTGGAGAATTTGCCGATCGGCTCGGAGATATTTCTATACACGAAGGTATCGATTTTCACGGCGTTCAATCTGGCCTCACCACAGGAATTGATCTTGGTTCTAGACAGTTTAGAGCTTTGAAACAACCTAAAATCGCCTTACTTATAGGTGATGGAATCAATCCTTATGACGCTGGTGAGATCTGGCACTTACTCGATCAGCGTTATGATATAACGGTTACTAAAATTGACTTAAGTGATATTAATCGTAAAGATTTATCTCGTTATAATACTATTATAGTACCTAACACTTACGGCAGTCCAGAAAACGAAGTTGTAGACCAATTAAAAGAATGGACCAGATCTGGTGGTACGTTAATAGGATATAGAAGTGCATTGAGATGGATGAGCAGTTCAAAATTACTGCCACTACAATTCAAAAAAACAGAAAATCCTGCAAAGGATATTTCTTTTGAGCAGCGTTCTGATTTTTATGGAGCTCAAAATATAGGTGGAGCCATTTTTGAGACAAAACTAGATCGCTCCCATCCTATCGCTTTTGGTTTTAAAGATGACCAATTGCCTATGTTTAGAAACACAAGATTATTTATTGAGCCTCATAAAGACTCTTTTAGAAACCCTATTACTTATACAAATGCGCCTTTAATGAGTGGTTACATTTCAGATATTAATCTAGAAGCATTGAAAAATACAGTTCCTTTTCAACATAACAATTATGGACGTGGCGATGTGATCGGTTTTACAGATAACACGCAGTTTAGAGCCTTTTGGTATGGAACCAATAAGTTATTAATGAATGCCATTTTCTTTGCTGAGGAAATGTAA
- a CDS encoding tRNA-binding protein: MELSWSDFEKVEMRVGTILTVGDFPAARNPSYQLQIDFGPLGVKKSSAQITKRYEKKQLVGKQVIAVVNFPKKQIANLMSECLVLGIVGDDSDVILLQPGANAKNGDRVG; the protein is encoded by the coding sequence ATGGAGTTATCATGGAGTGATTTTGAGAAGGTAGAAATGCGTGTCGGTACAATTTTGACAGTTGGCGATTTTCCTGCAGCTAGAAATCCTTCTTATCAATTGCAAATTGATTTTGGACCTTTAGGAGTTAAAAAATCCAGTGCTCAAATCACAAAGCGTTATGAAAAAAAGCAATTAGTAGGCAAACAAGTAATAGCTGTTGTCAACTTTCCTAAAAAGCAAATAGCAAATTTGATGAGTGAATGTCTAGTGCTAGGCATTGTAGGTGATGATAGCGATGTAATATTACTTCAACCAGGCGCCAATGCGAAAAATGGTGATCGCGTAGGTTAA